TTCTGCTTCGCGTGAGGGTGCTTCGAAATCAATGTGGCGGTTGTGGTCCGTTGCGATGGGGAGTTCGATGCCTTCGCCGGCTAGAGTCACCATCCTTTCTTCCACAGTGGCATCGCCATGGCCCGAATGCGTCAGCGTATGAATATGTGTGTCGCACGCGACCCAGCCGGCTGTGTCAACTTCGCGGCGAATCGAAAGTGTGACTTCCTTCCGCTCGCCTTCGGCTACTGCGATCTTTGATCGGGCAATCGAGTATTCGAAACCACGACCAGCGATCAGTTCATATTCTCCTGCGGGCAGGTCGACGGCTGCTTCGCCATTCGATGTGTATACGGTTCCGGGACGAACCGCGAGATGAGCATTGGATGTCGTACCCATACTGACCATTGCACCGTCGCGATTCAGGATGGTGATTCGGCCTGGCGACGGATTTCCATCGGCGAGCAGATGAATATGAATACTTGACTGCGCCAGCACTTTGGATCGCGACTGATTGAGCAGTGTGATCTCACCTACCCGGATATCATCAGACGCTCTGTGTTTGCCGACCGGCTGAACAGTAATCGAATTCTTCTCCTTCAGGATGTCTGGCGGCACGTCGAAGTAAACGACCATGTCGTTTTCGTCTCGGGTTAGTCGCCCTACCCTTTCGTCGTTGACGACGACCTCCCAGGCTTCCTTCACATCCTGTTGCCGCAATCGAATCGACTGAACACCGCCATTGGGTGAAGCGGCAAGCTCCTCGGTATGCGTGAGTTGAGCAGCCTCCATCGGAAACTGATCCCACTCCCGCTCCGCACCGCTACGCAGATGTTTGAGCTCAAACGCGGACACCTGTGAGGCCATCGTGACGACCACGAACACCGTCAACATTGCGGCGAGCCTGAAGACATCGATTGTCGGCGCACTAAGCAGTTGTCCCAAATGAAGCGGTGTAACGGGTGAGCAACGATGCATTGACCTGAATCCTCTGTGAGTTGATGAGCGTTAAGGCGATCCGCAGATACGAAACTACCAAATTCGCGCCGCCACGTCTCACGTGGTGTCCAGACGCCAGTATCGGCCGGCAACACTGACTATGAAGGCTACCCGATCGGGATTAGTTGTGCCTGCCAGCGTCAGGTCCTGATCGTCAGACCGCTCCAAAGTTTGAACCTTGATCGAAGCTCTCCGTACCCGTGGCCGAAGCAAACTTGGACCGCTCGGCGTCACCACCTCACTGCGTCCTCAAAGAACCCGGCGAACGCTTTCGTATTCAGACCGCCAAATGACGAAACGAACGTCACGTTTAAACGCGACGGCACAAATCAGAGAGCCGAGAAGGCCTCAACAACCGTTGCGATGAGGTCCGTCCCAGAGAAATGTTCTACGACCTACGACGACGCACCTTCGAGCTGCCAATCGCTACACGGTCCCGCCGCCTTCTATGTGCTCGCCGTCGGGGGATGTGCGAGTTTGGCAGGCACACCTCGTGCAGAACGCGAACCGTTTTCTTCGCCGCTCAAATCTACCGCAGTAAGTAGTGTCCCGAGGTGGTCACTGACTGAATTGAACGCAGAAAAAGGACGGGCATTCGTCTCTCAAAGCTCCATTCCTGACGAGCAGGCTGTCCGAACACAAAGCAAGCCGGTACCCTAAAACGCAAGCGGCTGAAGGGAATCGAACCCTCATTTGAAGCTTGGGAAGCTTCCGTGTTGCCACTACACCACAGCCGCAGGGGAGTGAGTCGCCCTTGTGGTTTCAGCATATAATGAGTCTTCCGGCAATGGAAGCCTTTCTGGATTCTGGCCGCTACGTTTTTGCAGCGAATCTCGCTGATTTGTGGCCGTGGAACAGGCGTTTTGGACGATGAAAGCTGTTTCCCACGAGCCCAAACCGTCCACAACAAAAGAGGAACTGCGTTAGAGTTTTTGGCTTCATCGGTGACCGGAACACGCAAAATGGCGAAGCGTTCGGTCTTTGTCTTGCCGGAGTTTTGAGATGCTTCGGATATCTGACAGCGGACAATAACAGATATGATCGTGTTTCATGTTGCCTGCGTTCTAAACGAAGGGTTCAGGTCCGCATGAAAAAATGTGTGCTCTGTCCCATTTCCAGTGCCGTTGGTGGCTCAGCCTTTTCGGAAGGCCTTGAACGCTTCTGCCATGGCGTTGCGCATGATCAGGGATTCGTTTGCATACACGATCAGGCGAGCTCCCTGGCGTTGTGTTCGCAGAGTTTGTTCTGGTGTGCCAAACCAACAACCCGCAGCTACGTGTTGACGATTAGCTTCGTCGATAATCTTCTGCAGAATGGCGATCAGATCGGGGTGGTCGTACTTATTGGGAATTCCCATATTCACTGTCAAGTCGTTCGGCCCGACAAACACCGCGTGGACGCCCGGTATCGAACAGATCTGGTTAAGATTGTTAACACCCTCAACAGATTCGATCATCGGAATGAACACTGTGTCGGCACATTTTGTCTGGACATATTTTTCAGTGGCGTCACTCGGCCATGCACCTCCGGACAGAACCTGTTCGAGTGCTTTGCCTTTGAGGGGGCGGTAGACGGCAGCGGCTGCCAGACGTTTTGCGTGTTCATAGTCTTCTACATAAGGAACCACGGCACCGTCGAAGCTATCGCAGACTTTGGCCACGTCGTCCGGCTCTCGACTGTGAGTGCGTGCAAGACAGGCAATGCCTTTTGCGTTTAACGCATAACGCAGCGGCAGAAAGTCCGCCAGTTCAAGCGCGTTGTGTTCTGCTGTCACGATCACGAAGTCGAGGGCTCCGTCCGGAAAGAAGTCGACGATGGACGGCGTGACAGCGTGCTGAATCAGTGTTCCGTAAACCGTGTCGCCCTTGATCAGCTTGTCTTTGAGTATTTTCGCGCTCATGACTTCCTCATTAACGTTTAGTTTGACTCGAACGCTGAGAACGCTACCTGGTTGCAAATGAACGGTGTTGGAAAACTGACGTTACGCAAACAGGAACAGCCGTAGTCAGGTTAGCAGGGACAATGGGTTACCTCGCGTCTTAAGTGGCAGTTCCACTTCGGCGCCAATGCGGTGTGATTCGAAGACCGCTGCGATCATTTCCACGATGGCTCTGCTGTCCTCGGCCGAACATCGAGTGTCTCGTTGCCCTTCCACACTGTCGGTCAGATCTCGAATGGCTGCGATATGACCTCCCTCGTACGTTCCGTCTGTGCGGGGTTCTGCTTTATCAATCCCGGCAGAAGTAATCGTCTTCCATGTTTTTCCGGTGCGTCCCGGAGACCAGCTACTGTCCTGCAAAATGAACGCGGGCTTTAGGTAGCCGCTTTGCAGTTCAATAATGCCTCGCGAACCCATCACCTGCAGTCCAAAACGAGTCGGGCTGCCTCCGGCACCACGTTTGGAGGCGAAGTATCCAGAGACACCGTTTGGAAAAGAGTATTGTGCCCGCAGATGATCTCCCGCCAGCAGGCCGATGCCCTCGGCCCCTTCAACCACGTTTGCTTTGGTCACAGGCGCCTGCTTGTTGAACACGGTTGCTATGCAGGACGAAGCATTTCCGCCTGCGATACTTCTCATCATGCCCATTACGTGAGATCCCAGCACCCACAGGTCTTCTCCGCCGCCGCGCCGATCTTCTTTGCCACGACCACGCAGTTCGAGCACTTCGCCGATCTCACCGTGTTTGATAATCGACAATACGGTGTCAAGAACGGGCGAATACTGAGTGACGTGGGCGATGCCGAGTTTCAAGTGCCTCATTTCGAGAGCACGGACCGCTTCGTCGCATTCTTTCAGCGTCGGGCAGAACGGCTTCTCCATGTAGATGTGGCACCCCGCCTCAGCCGCTGCCATGATCATGTCATGATGCTGGTCCATCCATCGCGGGCAGATTGCAACGATGTCCAGCTGCTTTGTGGCAAGCATCTTTCTGTAGTCTGAATATGCATTGGCTGCGCCGACTCGTTTTTGAGCCTGGACGCGACCGGCATCGTCGTGGTCGGCAACGGCGACAATCGTCACGTCCGGGATTTTTGTGAAAGCAACATCGACGCCATGGCCGTAATTACCGCGCGCTGTGCTGCCAATGATTCCGACTCGCCATGTCTTCGCCATTTAAATTCCAGTGCAGTTCTCAGTTTCAGTTTCTCGTCAACTAAACCTCCGGCAATACCCACGGCTTCCGATATTCCGGACGCGTTCGCAAAGCGTTGGCTTCATCGTCACCGGGGAAGGATTCAGTTTTCGCGTCGAATGCCAATGTTCGGCCGACTCGCGCCGCGATATTGCCGGCATGACATAACACGGACGCCGGATGGCCGACAGTTTCCAAATCGCAGAGGGGCTTTGATCGCGTCTTGATGCATTCCACGAAGTCCTGGACGTGCGGCGCTTCGTGACTGCCGCCTTTGCCCTCAGCCAGTACTTCGTCCCGGCGTCCGTAGGCCTTCCAGTTTGAGTTACCAATCACGATGTAGCCCTGGTCTCCGAAAACTGCGGCGCCTTCGGACATTTCGAGATAGTGATAGGGTGCCCAGATGCGCATTTCATAGGTCAGGAGCTTTGTGGCCAAGTCACTGCCGAATTCGTAGTTAGCCTGCAAGGTGTCGGGGAATTCCTGAGCATCGTCGAAGTACCATTTCCCACCATGAGCGGAAATTCGGTTCGGCATGCCAAGCGGTTGATCTCCCTGAGCTTCGCAAGCTGCGTTGAAAACGGCGACCGCCATGTCGAGGCGATGCACACCGTCATTGCCCAGGTCGCCCGTTCCGTAATCGTAGAACCATCGCCAGCGCCCGTGGAAGCGGTTTGAGTTAAACGGACGCATCGGCGCAGCACCAGTCCACATGTCGTAATCCACACCTGTCGGCGGTTGACTGTCGGCGACAGCGGGCACTGGCCCCTGCTTTGTGCTCTCCCAAGCCTTCGCAACTGTGCACCGACCCAGACGGCCGCTCTTAGCGTATGCAATTGCCGACTGCAGTCGTTCTGTCGATCGATGCTGTGATCCCATTTGCACGATCCGTTTGTTCTTCCGCATCGCCTCAACCATGCGCATGCCTTCGACGATGTTGTGTCCATCAGGCTTCTCGACATAAACATCCTTGCCCGCCTGGCACGCCAGAATTGTGGGAATTGCGTGCCAGTGATCGGGTGTTCCAATAACGATCGCATCAATCGACGAGTCGTCGATGAGTTTTCGGAAGTCGCTTTCACCGCGAGGAGTTGTTCCCTGATTCTTCGCCGCCTGAGCGAGGCCGCGGGGTAGTCGAGTTGGGTCGATGTCAGCGATCGCCACAACTTCGACCGATTTGTTCGACGAAAACGAATTGATCAGCGACAAAGCGCGGCCTCCAGCGCCCATGATGCCAACTCGAACACGCTCGCTTGGCGGAGCAGTTGAGCCCGCCGATGCTGTGCTGGCTGCGATTGCCAAAGAAGTCGTCTGCAGAAATGTTCGGCGAGAAGAATCTGTCATCGTTTCCTCCGAGCAGTATTGCTGTTTTCGTTATGAGCAAACATTTCACTTTTGCTAAGGAAAACTAGCGCCACTAAACCATGTTTTAGAACCCCTAACAAAAGCTGTGTGGCCGCGTTGTGACGACAGCGGTCGAGATGCAAGGAAAAGTGACGAGGCGACGGATGTCGTCGAGGAGCGCTGACGCCGCAGATCGGCTGCTGTCGTCGCAACCCTCCGGGCCGCTTGTGTTTCCGCCTCAGGCGGCGTCGTTCGTCGTCGACGACATTTGTCGCCTCCTCCTCACTTCTTGCCTCAAACGAAACTACAAACGTCGCGGCTCACACAGGTTTGGTTAGGGGGTCTTAGTCAATCAACGTGCCTATCGTTCTGGCCGATAGGTCGGCTTGCCTGGAATTTCAGTTGGGATGCGAAGCAGTAATGTTCCGCAGGTCACATACAGCGACTTCAGGTCCGGGCCGCCAAATGTACAGTTCGTGATCGTATCTTCCGGTGTCTGGCGAAATGCAAGTAACTTTCCGTCTGGTGAGATCACGTGGATCCCGGGCTTGGTGTCCAGCGTCTCACTGGTGTTCCGTGTCTTGTGCAGCCCTGCAGCAACGTACAGATTGCCGTTTGCATCAATGCACATTCCATCGCCACTGCGGCCCGGATAAAAATCGATTAACACTCGCCCGTTCGACACACTTCCGTCCTGGTTCAGATCGTAAACGCGAATGTCGCGGTGGTGATTAGCATCAGGGTGAGCTTCAATTACGTAGAGCTTTTTGTTGTCAGGAGAAGTCACGATGCCGTTGGGCATGTGCACTTCAGGGAAGGCCAGGATTTGAGTGACTGCGCCGTCCGGGGCGATGCGATAAACAGCCTTCACGTTTTCGCCTGCAGGATCCTGCGTGTCAGAACGTGAAGTGAAGTAGATGCGGCCTCGGCCATCCATGCAAAGATCGTTAGGTTTTGCGAAGGGTTTGCCGTTGAACCCGTCGGCCAGCACCTCAATCTTCCCGGACCTCGCGTCAGTTCGTGTAACCCGAGCAGCTCCGCCTTCGCACGCCAGCAGGCTGCCGTTGGGAGCAAAGTACAGCCCGTTGGTTTCGTTGGTGTTATCACGGTAGACGGAAAGTTTTCTTGCGCGAGGATCCCACTTGAGGATCTCGCTGGCTGGCACGTTCGTGAACAGCACATTCCCGGCCGCATCCACGGCGGGGCCTTCCGTGAACACCTTTTCGGCCTGCACCCTGGCCAGCACTTCTACAGAACCAAGGTATCGATCTGTTTCCAGCCCGGAGTAGTCGGGTGGCTTCGCGATTGCGAAACCGCAATGCCCACTCAGCATGACCGCAGCGCCCGTACCGTATAAAAACTGACGCCGCGAGTAGTGTTGGTTACGTGGCATATCGTTCTCTCGCTGACGTTTCAGTTGAGCGCCGATGCGTTTGTCGGTGAACAGTCGAAGGCAACGCCTTGATCGGTGGGCCGTGTGCGACTTCCATCCACGAAGCTGACGTTGCTCATGTGGAGCGAATCGTCACGCAGCGATTGTCTGCCGAGTCACGCTGGATGTCAAATCGATCGCGCTTGTGGCGTTCGGTTTTCAGACGCCAGGTAGTCATCGCCATATGATCGAATGAATAATGTGTGCGCCAAGAGATCGGTGCCGTGCGCCGTTGAGGCAGTCTGCGCGTCCATGCGATGTAGCAAGATGGAGAGATGGTCTCGTGGTCGAAAAGGCCAGGTCGTTTTGATACAAGCACCTGACTGAAACTAACAACATGTCGACACGAAGGGTATCTGACGATGACAGAGGGAAGTCAGTCACGGATGGTGTATCTGTCCGGCGAAATGGTGCCGGAGGCGGAGGCCAGGATATCGATCTTTGATAGCTCCGTGCTGCTGGGACACTGTGTCACGGAATCCAGCCGCACCTTTCAACATCGGCCCTTCCTTTTAGAACAGCACATTGATCGGCTGTACCGTTCTCTGAAGGTTGCTCGCATTCATCTGCAACACACGCCGGCGGAACTGCTGCAAATCACGCTCAACGTGTTGGACGCCAATCGGCCTATGATGGCTACAGGTGATGACTGCTGGATCGTGCACAACATTTCTGCCGGTTCACTCAAACTTGGCCCGGGTTCGAACCAGGTGAATCCGGCGACTGTGATGATTTTCACGAACCATCTGGCTTTACGAGGCTGGGCTCGCTTTTATACTGATGGCTGCCACGCTGTGACGTCTATGAGTCGCGCCGTGCCGTCTCAGACGCTTGACGCGCGGATCAAGAATCGCAGCCGCATGGCGTATACGATTGCTGATGCTGAAGCTCGTCTGGTGGATCCCGACGCGCAATGCGTCATTCTGGATATCGACGGTAATGTTTCCGAAAACAAGGGCGGCAATCTGTTTGTCGTCAGCGATGGTGAACTGCGCACGCCGTCGACCGATAATTGTCTGGCGGGG
This DNA window, taken from Fuerstiella marisgermanici, encodes the following:
- a CDS encoding aminotransferase class IV, with product MTEGSQSRMVYLSGEMVPEAEARISIFDSSVLLGHCVTESSRTFQHRPFLLEQHIDRLYRSLKVARIHLQHTPAELLQITLNVLDANRPMMATGDDCWIVHNISAGSLKLGPGSNQVNPATVMIFTNHLALRGWARFYTDGCHAVTSMSRAVPSQTLDARIKNRSRMAYTIADAEARLVDPDAQCVILDIDGNVSENKGGNLFVVSDGELRTPSTDNCLAGLSRQTVIELAQEQGLVVREMKLQMYDLYTADEVFFTSTPYCMMPATKFNGLPIGDGCVGGITQQLLAAWSERVGMDIVAQAQRQI
- a CDS encoding Gfo/Idh/MocA family protein, whose translation is MTDSSRRTFLQTTSLAIAASTASAGSTAPPSERVRVGIMGAGGRALSLINSFSSNKSVEVVAIADIDPTRLPRGLAQAAKNQGTTPRGESDFRKLIDDSSIDAIVIGTPDHWHAIPTILACQAGKDVYVEKPDGHNIVEGMRMVEAMRKNKRIVQMGSQHRSTERLQSAIAYAKSGRLGRCTVAKAWESTKQGPVPAVADSQPPTGVDYDMWTGAAPMRPFNSNRFHGRWRWFYDYGTGDLGNDGVHRLDMAVAVFNAACEAQGDQPLGMPNRISAHGGKWYFDDAQEFPDTLQANYEFGSDLATKLLTYEMRIWAPYHYLEMSEGAAVFGDQGYIVIGNSNWKAYGRRDEVLAEGKGGSHEAPHVQDFVECIKTRSKPLCDLETVGHPASVLCHAGNIAARVGRTLAFDAKTESFPGDDEANALRTRPEYRKPWVLPEV
- a CDS encoding HpcH/HpaI aldolase family protein, encoding MSAKILKDKLIKGDTVYGTLIQHAVTPSIVDFFPDGALDFVIVTAEHNALELADFLPLRYALNAKGIACLARTHSREPDDVAKVCDSFDGAVVPYVEDYEHAKRLAAAAVYRPLKGKALEQVLSGGAWPSDATEKYVQTKCADTVFIPMIESVEGVNNLNQICSIPGVHAVFVGPNDLTVNMGIPNKYDHPDLIAILQKIIDEANRQHVAAGCWFGTPEQTLRTQRQGARLIVYANESLIMRNAMAEAFKAFRKG
- a CDS encoding SMP-30/gluconolactonase/LRE family protein; amino-acid sequence: MPRNQHYSRRQFLYGTGAAVMLSGHCGFAIAKPPDYSGLETDRYLGSVEVLARVQAEKVFTEGPAVDAAGNVLFTNVPASEILKWDPRARKLSVYRDNTNETNGLYFAPNGSLLACEGGAARVTRTDARSGKIEVLADGFNGKPFAKPNDLCMDGRGRIYFTSRSDTQDPAGENVKAVYRIAPDGAVTQILAFPEVHMPNGIVTSPDNKKLYVIEAHPDANHHRDIRVYDLNQDGSVSNGRVLIDFYPGRSGDGMCIDANGNLYVAAGLHKTRNTSETLDTKPGIHVISPDGKLLAFRQTPEDTITNCTFGGPDLKSLYVTCGTLLLRIPTEIPGKPTYRPER
- a CDS encoding Gfo/Idh/MocA family protein; this encodes MAKTWRVGIIGSTARGNYGHGVDVAFTKIPDVTIVAVADHDDAGRVQAQKRVGAANAYSDYRKMLATKQLDIVAICPRWMDQHHDMIMAAAEAGCHIYMEKPFCPTLKECDEAVRALEMRHLKLGIAHVTQYSPVLDTVLSIIKHGEIGEVLELRGRGKEDRRGGGEDLWVLGSHVMGMMRSIAGGNASSCIATVFNKQAPVTKANVVEGAEGIGLLAGDHLRAQYSFPNGVSGYFASKRGAGGSPTRFGLQVMGSRGIIELQSGYLKPAFILQDSSWSPGRTGKTWKTITSAGIDKAEPRTDGTYEGGHIAAIRDLTDSVEGQRDTRCSAEDSRAIVEMIAAVFESHRIGAEVELPLKTRGNPLSLLT